From the Echeneis naucrates chromosome 7, fEcheNa1.1, whole genome shotgun sequence genome, the window TGGTATTAAACTATAAGTGTAACACTCCATCCAACGTCTGAAATAACCCAGCCTGTCACCCTCCcaagtaaaataaatctgttaaaGGCTAAACTTCAATGTCCATTAAGtgttctttattttcattgcagcagcagcatttgatTGAGTTAATCAGGCTAAGGGAGACTGAGTCAGCATTGGAGTTCGCCCAGACACAACTGGCCGAGCAGGGGGAGGAGAGCCGAGAgtgtctgacagagatggagaggacGCTAGCCCTTCTGGCCTTTGACAACCCAGAGGAATCACCTTTTGGAGACCTGCTCAACATGATGCAGCGGCAAAAGGTTAAAATTGATTCATTTCTCTATTTTACCTTACTTGTCTGAGTCACAGAAGTCTCTGTTTACAAAGATACAGGAAGCAGAGTATGGCAGACAGCTCTGTATAGCACTGTCCATCACAACCCCGTTACTATGAGATCATAACTTATTGATTCATTGTGGTTTTGGCTTACATTTGACTGTACAGTTGTGCCTAATTGGCTCACCACAGAGGCTGAGGCCCAGTGCCTTGTTAGTTCTGAGCTGCTTTTTGattattgtttctgaaaaatcaAATGACAAATGTCCTTTTAGAAAGTAGTCAATTAtgtatcataaaaaacaaaagcatgtgtTTAATTTTGGCGGCAACGCATCTCTTAATGCACAGGTGTGGAGTGAGGTGAACCAAGCTGTGCTGGACTATGAAAACAGAGAGTCGACACCCAAACTGGCTAAACTGTTGAAGTTACTGCTGTGGGCACAGAATGAGCTGGACCAAAAGAAGGTGAAATATCCCAAAATGACTGACCTTAGCACGGGGACCATCGAGGACCCCAAGTGAACATCACGGAAAAGAACCACCACCTTCCACATCTCCTTAATTTATGATCAGTCAGTGACTGTGTGACAACCAGGTAACATGTATGTGTAAACAAATTCTAcgttgtctgtctttttttttttttttttctcttcatgtttCATTCATGATTTCATTGTGCAAACTGTAAATTGCTGTATTTGCAAAGTGACAGaaattatttagtttaaatACTGAGCCTGGATTTTTTGAAAGGTTTTGGAGAGAACAAAATTTGaattgttgttttatattttgactTTCTAAAGCCTAAGCCAGTAGTATTATTTATTGTGACATCTTTTCCCTGCTGAGATCTTATTTTGCCACTGCAGAAGGAAAGTTGATGgtatagatttaaaaaatgttaatactATAGCATGTAAGGAGCCAGAATCGTGGCTCAGCTCGTTATGGGTcaaacattaaaacagcagaTCTGCAATTATATGTTAAGATTGAGATAACACACTAATCCAAATTACATTAAGATCTAAATTTCTTACCCAAGATGTGAATATTTTTCGACTAAATGGaaagatagactttattaataTAACATAATTGTAATTGCTataatattttacagttttatttcgGATGTTTAAAAATTTCTTAAGAAATCAACCGCTTGCTTTCTGCACCTTGAAATTTGATTATAGCTTTACAGTATGACTCCTGGACAAATTGCCTTGTCAAATGATAGTTTCGCATGCATTCCTGCGAAGGTGAAACAGGTCCTAACTGACAGGGCGAAGTCAGAGATGgctttctgtttggttttgttttacagGAGGTTGAGGTTTGGATAATCTAGCAGTGTCAGTGATGGAGGCTGGATTATACTCCAGTCAGGCTGTTATGGCTGTTTTCTCATTGAAACGCTCAAATTTTAAAGAATCCTAACTAAGAACAATGATGGAACTGTTGAATCTGAACTGACTGGTCACAGAACCTGCTGTCCATTTTGCCAAATTTACAACTGCATTTTTGCTTTAGCTGCATGTAAATGTatgctgtctttttttcaaCGGGGAAAGgcacttatttattttgtttggttggttttatataaaaaaaaaaaagaaaaaaagaaaaagaaagaaaaaaaccccaacataCTTGCTGCTAGTCGTCCATCCTTAACTTCTTTTAAGGTTGTATCATCTTTATAGATATTGGCTTTGACGAACACTGAGACCCAGAGAACTCACATCCCTTttattattcaacatttttaagaTCAGATTTgcaattatttaaataaacaaaacttttgtgAACCATAAAAgagctgttttttattttctgacttgCGAGCATGATGCTTGTGTGGACATCTGAATGAGAGAGCCATTTCTTAGAGAAGGGATACTCCAGAAAAGGTTTCAAGATCTTGACCATAAACTTCATGATGAAACCATcttgaagttttgttttttgttttatttgctgtgaGGCTGGACACTTGgcacaacaaatacacactctgTCATTATGTATGCAAATATTTTACCTGTGAAACCATCAGTCTGCTTTCAGTTCATACACTTGTCCTGAGTTTTGTTCCTGCAAGTTTTActtgttagtgctgttgccctgAGGCAGTAAGGTGTTGCAGCGTCGCACCCTCAGAGTGGAAACACCACACAGCCACAGGGTTGTTTTCTTAATGGCTGACGAGCACAAATCTGGGAACGGCAGGAATGGCGCCAAGGAATCTACAGAAGCTGAAACGAAAAACCAAACTCTGTGGCCCAGGTGAGGTTCTAGATCATTTAAATCAGACTAAGAAAACTGTGTAATAGTTTGATTGTTGACCATGTGAAGTGGTTATAAAGTCTCTTTAAATCTGGAGCTTTccctttaaaacaaatgaaacgcTTATAGTTTCGTGTGattgacttgttttgttttttttatatttctgggGGAACGAATGAGATAAATCCAAGTGAAAATGCAGCCTCACAGAGATGCCAGTGTGGCTGAGGTctggtgtgtgtttacactgtcCTGAAGTCAGTATTGTCATTGGGTCATAACCTTTTCCCGCTTAGAAAGGATGCTCGAAGATGGATCACGATGCTGTTCATCAGCACCTGCCTCCTTTACTGCGCCAGGATGGCCATGCCAATCTGTGCCATCACAATGGCAACCACGTTTCACTGGAGTAAGATCGAATCTGGGCTGGTTCTGGGCGGATTCCTCTGGGGTTACTGTTTCACACAGATCCTGGGAGGACATGCCAGTGACAAGTGAGTAATGAAGCTGAAGTTAAGCATGCATAACTTAACATAGCACTTCTGagctttactttttatttatttatttattttaagggatttaaaaaaaaaaaacctaaacagaAAATTCTATAAATACATAAAGTGTCCCAACAGGGATGCAGTGCTGATCTAATGCTGCATTCACACACTATCACAGTATGTGAGTTCCTTTTGCATATTTcttgaaaagaaaagtaaaaaaaaccttcacagCTTATTTACTGCTCAGTTTGGTTCAGAGTTTCAGGATTGAACTTGTAAATGAATTATGATATCAGAATCGGAGGAGAGCGTGTCCTGTTCATCTCTGTGGCTTCGTGGGCTCTGATCACAGCCGGTACTCCTTTTCTGGTCCAGCTGGGCTCTCACACCCTCGCTCTCATGACTATGGCCAGATTCCTTATGGGACTTTTGCAGGGTGAGTGCTTCAGTCACAGCATAGAGAGAGGAAACTAAGTGGCAGTCTTCACGTTTTCACCATCTCGAAAGAGTTCCATTGGTAGACAAACACCGCTTTAATGTCTGCAGATTAAA encodes:
- the LOC115046409 gene encoding glucose-induced degradation protein 8-B homolog isoform X1, producing MDFLLSSIPMMSYAEKPEDITKEEWMDKLNNVHIQRADMNRLIMNYLVTEGFKEAAEKFRMESGIEPSVDLDSLDERIKIREMILKGQIQEAIALINSLHPELLDTNRYLYFHLQQQHLIELIRLRETESALEFAQTQLAEQGEESRECLTEMERTLALLAFDNPEESPFGDLLNMMQRQKVWSEVNQAVLDYENRESTPKLAKLLKLLLWAQNELDQKKVKYPKMTDLSTGTIEDPK
- the LOC115046409 gene encoding glucose-induced degradation protein 8-B homolog isoform X2, producing MMSYAEKPEDITKEEWMDKLNNVHIQRADMNRLIMNYLVTEGFKEAAEKFRMESGIEPSVDLDSLDERIKIREMILKGQIQEAIALINSLHPELLDTNRYLYFHLQQQHLIELIRLRETESALEFAQTQLAEQGEESRECLTEMERTLALLAFDNPEESPFGDLLNMMQRQKVWSEVNQAVLDYENRESTPKLAKLLKLLLWAQNELDQKKVKYPKMTDLSTGTIEDPK